Below is a genomic region from Hevea brasiliensis isolate MT/VB/25A 57/8 chromosome 3, ASM3005281v1, whole genome shotgun sequence.
ttaaaataatttctccatctttctttaatgtcctcatctttcaccaacacttttccttctttatccttaatgcacctaacttgattgagatcttgacatttcctttctctactccttgctaatctataaatatctttctccttctttagttccaagtttctcatataacttttcaaaggcactgctcttgcttggctaagcctttttgcctctttctttgctatcttgtcttgttcatatgcctcattattatcacatttaggtaatttcttataccattcccttttctcttcacgccttttgtacttcctcattccaccaccatctctcttttgagggtggtccatgtccttagactcaccaagtacttttctagcaacATCTCTAATTTTAGATGCAATCTgtgtccacatatcattggcctccatatctagcttccatacttggactcaagaagctcatttttgaacttcacttgctttactcctttgaactcccaccactttgttcgagctacactatttcttctgaccttacttgaattattcctaaacttgacatccaagaccaccaacctatgttgacttgttaaagcctctcctggaatgaccttgcaatccttgcatagagctctatttgtctttctggttaagagaaagtcgatttggcttttatgttgcccacttttgaaagtcactaaatgtgactctctttttataaagtaggtatttgctagtattaggtcgtatgccatagcaaaatccaggatgctttttccctcctcatttcgactgccaaaaccaaaacctccatgaacattctcataaccttgcctatcacttcctacatgtccattcaaatctccaccaatgaaaacattctcttcattcggtatgctttgcattaaatcatccatatcttcccaaaaccattGTTTACTCTCctttgtctagtcctatttgtggggcataagcactaactatatttattgtttctccgtctagtactagctttactagtataattctatctcctactcttttcacatgactactctgcgtctttcaatgtctgtctatgattatacccactccgttcttgtttctctcctttccagtaTACCACAATTTGTATCATGAATtatccacttccttacttttctctcctacccatttagtctcctgaatgcaagcaatattcacccttctcatttccaaggtatccacaagctccattaattttcctgtaagtgatccaacattccaagtaccaaccctgatccccctcctatcctgctccttcctaattggtctccttctatgatatcttctattattttctatgtctatcttgtgttctgttccactatttgttctattatctgtcttatggactaacttctttacccacacccgtccatgatgtgggaacccttgctcacttaacaccacacccgggcgccggcatggcgcgtcgctttcggtgaacgccctacacccttgcatatttatcactacacctgggctccgatgtagcgcgtcgttagtagaggacgccccaacgtttatatcatttgaatccatatcatagggtgtgacgaaatttttacgctggttgtcacctaccgcaaccctcctcctttatccgggcttggattGCTACTACCTCAGTAATTCATCTAAAACATGCAGTTCAAAAAACTTACCCAGATAGGTGATAATTGGATTGCTGGATGCCAAATCTAAGATCACTACAAGCAAAGACAATAAAATGCACCAAAATGAAAGCTAACCTGCAGCTGTGGCATCGATGTCACAAGTGACAAGTGCAAGATCAGGTTTCTCTCCCTTGGCACGTAATCCACCATAGATGCCTGCAGCTTTGAATCCCTTTGCAGCAGTAATTCCCCCAGGAATCTATATTTACAGTCCTAAAACTGAATTATGAAAGCTGaaagtataaataaaaataatacttaTATAAGAATAAAAAAGTAAGCATATTCCTTGAGCTTTCGTCCAATATTAGCAAGGAATTTACCCATAAATTATGGAGTCGATGCAATATTGTAGCAATAAATCAATTTTATCGACTCTCTTTTAAACAATGATTCTTTACATGTAAGGAATAAAGTAATCAAATCTTGAGTGCATGCACTAAAAGAAGTCGACTCCCTTgttaagctcaaaatgagctcaaAAAACATGTAAAATAATGAAAACAAAAAAGCATTTCGAGTTCAAGTACCACTTATACACCAAaccattattatttaataataataataataataataataataataataataataataataataataataataacacaaACAAATCACAAAAGGATTTAAAAACTTATTAGAAAATAAGAGAGGAGCTTCATAAGACACAAACAATGTAGAAATTTTAGCTCAAAATGAGTTCAAACATGTAAAAGAAGAATCTATTGTTTCTTTATTACGAAAGAAGCTTATAGTAGCCCTTTATGCCAATGAAATGAATCTAAGAACAATAATGGGTCACCTCCTTCCATGGCCCTTCTGGGATAAAAATGGGAGCTGCTGGGATATAATTGGACGGCTCGTTCACACTTGAAGCAACCGCAAATACTTTAAAATCCCTCTTAGTCAAACTAAAGGGGCTCAAAATCTGCAAAAATCACAATTCGAAAAAGAGAGGCATGAATTTCTACAAAATCAgcgttaagaaaaaaaaaaaaaagaagaatctTTAACTACTCGATTATTTTAAGAACCAAGCAAATGGAGAGTAACCCACCGACCTTAGAAGTGTGTAGTTCAGGGAGTTTAATGGAAACATAGTGAAGAGTACAGGAATTCATGCTTTGGTAGAGTGGGCGTGAGCTGATCTCTGGAAATTAGCGGAGTAGCAGTGAGTGGGTAGTGTAGTGAATAGACAGTAGGGTTTTGGGTTTTTAAAAAGGTGGACTCAATTCTACGCTATGCTGGTGAAATGGAACACGGTTCCGATTCCCTCTGAAATGGATTTTGATTTTTCACCTGCAAAAATTAAAGTAATACAGAGGATAAATTATACCATTAGTCCCTCAATTTTAAGTATAGTATCATGTCAGTCTCCCAActtcattttattaaaaaaaaataatcccTCAATCTTAAATTTAGCTTACTAAACAAAATCTAAATGTCTTTTATGGTTAATTAGtttcatataaaatataattataaaaaatataataatttaatataaatttacaacttattttatcaattttttcataaaatagttcttttttataaaataattgattatgaaaactttattaatttaatagaaaaaaattaaaatttctttacataaaaaatatatgatatttattaaaaaatttaataataatatttaataaacccTAAACATattcttataaatttttaataaaatttactatatataattaaatttgttaatttttttttaaaaaaaatatgtattttttacatgaatttttttttttcattaaattaacaaaattttcgtaattaattattttataaaaaaatattttacaaaaaatctgataaaataaattataaatttatattaaattatcttattttttatgaaatcaaatgattatataaaaaaaaaaaaatctctgtaGCCAGGATTCGGCAACTCCTCCAACGAAACACACACGTGGAGACCTACAtagcactaaaaaattaaaaaaaaataataataaaacccACACGGATTCAATCTATGATAAGTGGAGTGAGTAGAGAgaagaatttaatttatcaagCTTTGTTAGTGGCACTAAAAAATTATCAATAGTTTGAATTGaacataattaaattgaaatgtttcaatttgatttaattttaatttgatttaatttaattcgaaattttaataatgttgatttatttttttattttttattttttaaattaaataaaattttattttttttatttcttaaatcaaattaaattgaccGATGTCCTCAACCAATATTGTGTTGAACTGAAATCGATCACTGTTTTATTTATATATActttttctccttttcttttctttgctcttcTTTTCCTTTCAGTGCCTTGATCCAATCTCCATTACAGCGCCTGCACAGGTCAATTGACTTCACTTTCATCTTCTCTCACCTTTATAATGtcagaatttatgaaatttaatgaTCAAATTGTTTGATTTCAAAACTGGGGGAAAAATGATAGTGTATCACACCAAACAAGTCTAGAAGATTCCTTGGAATTAATCTAAACATGTTcttactagaaggattagactAAATTGGTGTGCAATTACCAGTTACCACCAGCAATTCCTTGCATTGCTTAAGGAACACATCATAACAATTTTCCTTGTTTAAGTTAAAAATCGGCAAGCGAGTCGCTGCAAGTTTGGATTCATGTCTCGCAGGGTCATCTTGAGGACCAATATCAACTAGTTAGAAAGGGATACATCAGTAAACCCTTCTAAGGCATTCTATTTATGAAGAAATCTTAATAGCAGGCAAAAGAAGTTCAATGCCCCATGAATGGAGGTTCAACCAAAACAAATACAGGATCGCACAATAAGGAAGCTAAAACAAATCAACAGAAAAGGTTAATAAGTTATGCTTGTCTGTAATAAATCACTCAACATGTTCCTCAACTTAAATTGTAAATTGTATTCTTGACTAATCTCGTGCATAGCTTTCGAGCAACTCTTCCACTACAATGAAATCAAAACTTCCAATGCAATCACCCACACCATCCAATGGTCTTATTTATTTTGAAACCAGTTTCAGAAGGctctggtgctggtggaggtctCTGCTCTCTTGGCTTGGCAGGGTCTACAAAAATTACCCATCCATCCAAAAATTTGGCATTCATCCCCTCTCTGGCCTTCTCTGCTTCATCTATTGTTGTATATGTGACAAAACCAAACCCCTTTGATCTTCTAGAGACCCTGTCCACTGCGACTTTTGCTGGAGAACCAAAAGGAAGGACTTCGGGTATGAGAAACACCAGATAAACATACTATGGGAAAACATTAACTATAAAATATTGCATTTACCTTCAACAAGCTGTCCAAAGGGAGAAAATGCCTCTTTAAGCTTCTCATCTGTTGTTAGTCTTGAAAGGCCTACTTGTTTACACCATAAAGAAGAGCCAGTAACTTTTCAAAAGAGTGCATGTATTTCATGTTTCATTTAATCTCATCGACACAtggttaaaatttgaaaaaaaatgcaGGACTTCCACAAAGCTTCAAATAACTAGATCTGTAGATCATACATAAGAAATGACATACTACTGGCATCTTCTTCTTTAAATACACTCCAAACTTTTAAAGGGAAGACGGTCATATGGAGTAAAACTCTTGATCTCTTTTACTCTGAAACAAGCACTCGATCATTGGACTACTAGCCCAATGCCATCAAAATTCCATACTTGACCGTTTGACTACTAGCCCAATGCCATCAAAATTCCATGTGCATAAAAACAAGGTTGTACACAAATATGTCTAAATAACTACCAGTGCACTTTTCCACTCGGCACAAGATTGATCATTCTAACCCTTGATTGGAAAACTGGCatcataatgataattaaaatatcTGGAGAAAGGACTTAGGAACTTAAAAGTgttttaaattgtttctcatttttTTAACATAAGCACTGATCTTTTCCATATAGAGTTATCAACATTAACAATCTAGACAAGAATATTCTTGCATTAGAGAACAAGAGTAGTTCACTGAAACATTCGCTAATTTTAAGGAGGTAAAGAAACATACCAAAATCTAATGAAGTACATACTAATTCTAGCAGGCAAACAGCATAGCCACTCCTTTCATTTCCATTTCTTGGTAAACAAATTCCATTATACGTATTCATATTGCCATCTATCCTAGTATCATGTGCAAAAGAAAATATAATCCCCAAGTAAAGGGGCTTTGAACCATGTAAAAGGCACTGGTAAAATTAGGCTAGGGGATTAGCAGCCAAAAGGGCTTCAAGTGAGTAGAATTCTAGTTCTACTATTTCTACTTTAAAGCTAAGCACCAACGCACTTTTTAATACATCTTCCATGACAATAAGCACTAGGTACTCACAAAAATGCACAAACAGACATCTAGATCTTACAAATATTCATTCTTCACTCAACTGATAGTTGCATCTAGGTTTATCTTCAGCCGCCTAGACAATCTCCTGCCAAACTAACCCACATAAAAGCGAAGCCACAATGAAAGACATTTGGGCAACTTCTAGATAAGTGTAACAAATGCTACAAGAAATCACTGGATATTCAAAAAATGATTGATTTTCAGTTTGCCATCTCTTTAAGCAGAGGAAGATTCACAGCCCTATACTACTATGAATTCATGGGTAGGCATCTATTTGGTTGAATTATGGATTCTTAATTCCATCCCCATTTTGAGCTGGAGAAAACTCAAAATGCAAAATTTCACCATAAAATACCATGTCTGGTCTAAGGATAATGCATCATTACCCACAAAACCTCAACTACATAAACCCACAACATTCAATATCTACCATATAGCAAGAAAAATCAGTACAATTcccaaaataaagaaaaataaataaattaaattaaattccaaAAACAGAAggagaaagagggaaagggacGTACCACTGACGAAAAGCTTTGGAGAAGTGAGAGTTGAGTAGAGACGAGAAGAGAAGAGCTGCGGTTGGAGAGTAGGAGAAGCTGAGCCTGAGAGAAAGCGTCGAATTGTTGAAGCGAACGCCATCTTCCAGTTCCAAATTCTAAAGATCGATGGCtttgagaaatgaaattaatcTCAGAGGCTTACGTGCTATTAGGGCTTTCCAAAACCCTTCCTTTGTGTATGGCTTTAACGTTTGTTAGAATCTTCTCGAATTTCGCAtcgtttttatttaattttctttcaaatttgttttaaaacaaa
It encodes:
- the LOC110642867 gene encoding organelle RRM domain-containing protein 2, mitochondrial isoform X1: MAFASTIRRFLSGSASPTLQPQLFSSRLYSTLTSPKLFVSVTGSSLWCKQVGLSRLTTDEKLKEAFSPFGQLVEAKVAVDRVSRRSKGFGFVTYTTIDEAEKAREGMNAKFLDGWVIFVDPAKPREQRPPPAPEPSETGFKINKTIGWCG
- the LOC110642867 gene encoding organelle RRM domain-containing protein 2, mitochondrial isoform X2; this encodes MAFASTIRRFLSGSASPTLQPQLFSSRLYSTLTSPKLFVSGLSRLTTDEKLKEAFSPFGQLVEAKVAVDRVSRRSKGFGFVTYTTIDEAEKAREGMNAKFLDGWVIFVDPAKPREQRPPPAPEPSETGFKINKTIGWCG